GTCCTGACGGGGCTCCAGGGCGTGTCGCTGGCGATCCGCGCCGTCCAGGCGCTGCGGGGGGAGGCGGTCGGCCTGGCGCGGTTCGGGGGCGACCCCGCTCCATGACCGGGTCCGTCCTCGACGCGCTGCTCTTCGCGGCGATCTGCCTCGCCCTGATGGCCGGATTCCCGGTCGCCTTCACGCTCGGCGGGGTGTCGCTCCTCTTCGCCGCCCTCGGCGTCGCGCTGGGGGTCTTCGACCCGACCTTCCTGCACGCGCTGCCGCAGCGGATCTTCGGGACGATGACGAACGAGGTGCTGATCGCGGTGCCGCTCTTCGTCTTCATGGGCGTGATGCTGGAGAAGTCGCGCGTCGCCGAGGACCTGCTGGAAACGATGGGCGCCCTGTTCGGTCCGGTGCGCGGCGGGCTGGCGATCTCGGTCACCTTCGTGGGCGCGCTCCTGGCGGCCTCGACGGGGGTCGTCGGGGCGACGGTCGTCACCATGGGGCTTCTGTCGCTGCCGACCATGCTGCGGCGCGGCTACTCGCCGAAGCTCGCCTGCGGGTCGATCGCGGCGGCGGGCACCCTCGGGCAGATCATCCCGCCATCGATCGTGCTCGTCATCCTCGCCGACCTGATCGCCTCGGCGTACCAGAAGGCGCAGCTCGAACAGGGCGTCTTCGCCCCCGAGACGGTCTCGGTCAGCGACCTCTTCGCCGGGGCGCTGGTGCCGGGACTGGTGCTCGCGGCGCTCTACATGGTGTTCCAGGCGCTGGTCGCCTGGCTGAGGCCCGAGACCTCGCCGGCCATGCCGGCGGGCGAGCGCAGCGTGCCGCTGGCGACCGTGATGACCGCGCTGGTCCCGCCGGTGGCGCTCATCCTCTGCGTCCTCGGCTCGATCCTGGCCGGCATCGCGACGCCCACGGAGGCCGCCTCGGTCGGATCGGTCGGCACGATCCTGCTGGCCGGGGCGCGGGCGGCGCCGGCGCGGCGCGGCTTCATGCTGGCGGCCTGGGCGGGGCTCGCGGTCCTGGTGGTGCTGGTCGGGCTCATCGACACGCGGCTCGGGCGGAGCCGGACGTCGCCGGCGGAATGGGCCGGGATCGCGGCGGCGGCCCTGGCGGTCGCGGCGGTCGCGGCGGGCATCGGGACGGCGCTCGTCGCCGTGTGGCGCGCGGGCGTGCTCGTCCCCGTCATGCGCTCGGCGGGGGAGATCACCTCGATGGTCTTCGTGATCCTGATCGGCGCCACGCTCTTCACCCTCGTCTTCCGCGGGCTCGGCGGGGAGGAGACCGTGCAGCGGGTCCTCGTCGACCTGCCGGGGGGCACGCTCGGGGCCGTCGCGGTCGTGATGCTGGTCATGTTCGCGATGGGCTTCTTCATCGATTTCCTGGAGATCGTCTTCATCGTGGTGCCGATCACCGCGCCGGTGCTCCTCAAGCTGCCGATGCCGGACGGGACGCCGATGAGCCCGGTCTGGCTCGGCGTGCTGATGGCGGTGAACCTGCAGACGAGCTTCCTGACCCCTCCCTTCGGCTTCGCGCTCTTCTACCTGCGCGGGGTGGCACCGCCGT
This sequence is a window from Prosthecomicrobium sp. N25. Protein-coding genes within it:
- a CDS encoding TRAP transporter large permease, whose translation is MTGSVLDALLFAAICLALMAGFPVAFTLGGVSLLFAALGVALGVFDPTFLHALPQRIFGTMTNEVLIAVPLFVFMGVMLEKSRVAEDLLETMGALFGPVRGGLAISVTFVGALLAASTGVVGATVVTMGLLSLPTMLRRGYSPKLACGSIAAAGTLGQIIPPSIVLVILADLIASAYQKAQLEQGVFAPETVSVSDLFAGALVPGLVLAALYMVFQALVAWLRPETSPAMPAGERSVPLATVMTALVPPVALILCVLGSILAGIATPTEAASVGSVGTILLAGARAAPARRGFMLAAWAGLAVLVVLVGLIDTRLGRSRTSPAEWAGIAAAALAVAAVAAGIGTALVAVWRAGVLVPVMRSAGEITSMVFVILIGATLFTLVFRGLGGEETVQRVLVDLPGGTLGAVAVVMLVMFAMGFFIDFLEIVFIVVPITAPVLLKLPMPDGTPMSPVWLGVLMAVNLQTSFLTPPFGFALFYLRGVAPPSVKTSDIYLGIIPFVAIQVLCLGILWLFPGLATRLPAMIGL